The Chitinophaga lutea genome contains the following window.
GCCGTACCATTCATTATAATCTTTTATGATGGTTTCATCCCATTTTCTCATTACAGCTTCTGCGTCGAACCGGTCGAGCATGGTCAGCATCATCTTGCGGTACATGGTGATAATGAAACGCTCGCCGCGCATTTCGAATACCGGCACGTTGGAACGGCGCAGCATTTCTTTCCATTCGGCGCTGGTGGTCTGGCCCAGCACAAAGTCCGGCGACTTCACCACGTTGCTGAACGTTACCGTCATTTTTTTCGCCACGGGAGCGGCGGGAATCAGGTAAATCGTACCGCCGTAAATATTGCGCACATAGTTCACGCCCGGCAGCAGCAGTTTGCGCGTGGAAATGACGGCAGGACGTAGCATCGGTACTTTATTGCCTACATTATCCGTATGGGCGCCGACCTGTACCGTGAGCCCTTCGGAATCCTGCGGCAGCACGATCTTCACCAGCTCTCCCGGCGCGGCATACAGCCCGGTGCTGATCCAGTTGCCCGGCACCACGTTGATACGGATGTAGGGGCTGAGGAGCTTGTAGTTCATGTCTACCTCCACGTTGTAATTTTGCAACCGTGGCTCCACTATCGAAATGAGGCCGGGAAACTTGCGCGCCTCAGCAAAGCCGCTGCTGTCGATCCGGCTGAGGCTCGTATCGAGGTCGCCTATGCCGGCCGTGTCTATTTTAGGCGGCCGGTCGTAGCCGTTACTGAAATTGTAGTTCTTGCGGCAGCCCGAAACGCCGGCGGTGGCTGCCAGCGCAGCTATCAGGAAGCATTTTATTGCGGTTGTTTTCATTGCTAGTGCTTTTAAAGTTCAACGTCAAATCCCACCATACAGCGGATAGTCACGGAATTCCGCCGGCCAGGTATGGCCGTCGAGCCCCCAGCTGTCTTCTCTCCTGATGCCCAGCCATTCCAGGATCTGGTATGGAATATCGAAAGTATTGGGCACGTATTTGGTGCCGTCGGCGATGCCGGGTAACAGGTAGCTGCTCAGATCGGAGAAGGGCGTCCACAGGTAAGCACCGCCTATCAGCATATCTTTTTTATTGGGACCATAGTCTTTGAAGCGGTTGCCACTACCGTCCATGCAGGGCCAGTACCCGATGAGGTTGTTGAAATAAAAGTGTTCCTTGTTGATATAGGTGCGTGGCGCCCAGTCTTTGATAATATCGTCGGGCAGCGCCGTATTCCAGATTTTCACATCGGTGATGTAACAGTCGATCGCATTACCGAAGTTGGACGGATTGAAGCCCACTGTGAGCGGCCCTTCCGGCGCAAGGATTTCGCGGCTCGCCGTATAAGTACCTGTCAATTTGTTGCCCCCATCAATGAAGAGCGATGCTTTGTAGGTATTCCCGCTTCGCTCGAACACGGCGGTGTAGGTATGCCAGTTGCCATCGTCCGTGTTTTTGCTGCCTCTTGAAGCATCAGTCACCAACTGCAGGTTCGTGGAGCCGTCGGCCAGGAAAAGCGTGGTGCCCTGTCCATTTTTAAACAGCGCCCAGCCGATAGTACTGCCGGTACGGTCTTTGGTTTTACTGAAAAAGGGTGGGAACGTGTAACGGAAATTATTATTCGGCCCGCGGTTGAGTTTCATTTTCAGTTCCACCGTCAGCCCGTTCAGTTTGCCAATATCGCCGATGGTATTATCCACACAACGGCCTCTTACCGCGGTGGCAGCGGCGTCACCGGTGAGACGGACGGTTTTGCCTTCGTACGGCACCCGCAGGTCCTGCGGCTTTACGATCACTTTGCTCTGGAAGCGGCTGTTAAAAAACAGGGTGAAGGTATTCAGCCTGGGGTTACCCATGGCTGTACTGTCTTCCGGGTCCTGCTGCCAGGCGCCGCCCCTGCTCGAAGTCAGCACCACGAGCCAGCGTTCGTTCTTATACGTTTTACGCGCATAGAGGGCGTTCATGATCTCTTTGATGTAGCCATCGGTTTTCAGGATGGCGTCGGTGTACTGGGGAACAGATACATCGTACCCGAATTGCGTACCGGCATCGGCCACGCCTTTGAACTGGCCGAGCACCACGGAGGCTTCATCCTTTTGCAGTTCGGCGATCACGGCATCTTTCACGGCCGCATCGCTGCCCAGCGACTTGTTTTCGGTGGCGGTTGCACCGATGAGCTTATTGCTCAGGTCCGGCGAGGCCGTCAACGCCACCGTGCGCATGGCCGGTTTGCTTTCTTTGATGCGCTGGAAAAAAACAGGGTATTGACCAAGTTTGCTGTTGGTATAATCGTTGTTGACGATGCCGTGTTTGATGGGCCGCACACCGGTCAGCATGGTAGCCCAGTTGCCGCCGTCCACGGCTGCGGAATCGCCGATACCGTTCCAGGTGTACACCGCGCTGTCGCGCATCTTCCAGATGGTGGGCGGTTTGATTTCCCGGATGGAAAGCCCTCTTGCCCCGTCGATCACCAGGTAAAGCACCTTGGGCGTGCCGGGGAGCTGCCCGATGTCGTTTTTGTACTCAACATCTCCCGGCATGTCTTCTGCTTTTTTGTTACAGGCCATCGCCAGGGCCAGCAGGAAAAGCGGAATGAATTTATTCATGATCGTAGCTTATTAAATTTTAAACCAGGTTATTTCGACAGCACAACGCGCATAATACCGCCCAGGCTGGTGTTGTCAAATGAATTGATGAGGCCGGTGAGAATAACGGCGGGCTCGCCTTCTGCGGTCACCGATTCCGTCATGCTGTACACCTGTCCGTTGAGGCGGCCTGTGTTGTTGTAACCGGCGGCCAGCGTACCGTCTGCATTCAGCACCATAAAACCCTCGCGGTTCACGCCGTTGTATTTTTTGAAGGTACCGGTTACGATCACCTTCCCGTCGCTGATCTGGCCGCTGAAATAAGGCACACCGTCGGTAAACGTGCCGGGCACGAAGGTTTCGTCGAGCGAGCCGTCTTCATTGATCATGGCCAGGCCCGCCCGGGGGCGGCCGTTATAGGTTTTAAAACGCCCGGCGATCACCAGCTTGCGGGTATTTTTGTTGTAGTGCACATCGGTGATGATATCGTCCGCCCCGGTGCCTGCCTGGAAAGCAGGATCCAGATCACCCGCAGCCGTCAGCCGTGCAATATTGCCGGCGGGCACACCGTCGAATGTTTTGAATGAACCGATCACGATAAGTTTGCCGTCGGGAAGCAGCACACCGTTGCTGAGGCCACCGATGGGACCGTCTTTCCCGCGGTGGTTTGTCAGGTCGTAGTGGTAAGTGGAATCGAGGTTGCCGTCGAGATCGAGGCGCACCACATCGCCCACAAAGCGATGGTCTACCACACGGTTGTCGCGCGTGGAGTTCCGGTAAAAATACTGCCGGTAAAGCAGCAGGTCACCTACGCAGATGAGCTTGTCGCCCTGCAGGAATACATTTTTCACGGTACCTAAAAAGCCGCCATTGAAGGCCGGCACGGTATCGCGCCCGCTGGCTTCCACTTCGGCCTCGTGCCCGGCGTGCGGATCGCCGCCCAGGTCACGCGGGATCACGTTCACGACCATCGAATCGAGCTGGCCGCCTTCATGAATGCGTGTAAGGTTGAACACACCTTTTTTCCGACCGTACTGGCCGAAGGAACCGCCAAGGATAAACCTGCCGTCCGGCAGCTGCACCCCGCAGAACAATACACCATTGCGGCCCACGGCGGAGTCGGTTTTAAATGTGCTCACGTACTGGCCATGCTTTTCCGTCATCACCAGCCCGAACATCGGATCGCTCACACCGGCGCTGGCGTACTCCATAAAGGAGCCCATCACGAGGAAGCGGTTGCGGCGCGTGGGGATAATGGCGGTGGTAAGCCCGTCGGTACCCTTGCCCGCCTGGAAAGTACGGTCGAGCCCCACTTTACCGTTCACGCGGAACACCGGCGCGGGAAACAGCTGGTCTCCCACCATCACCAGCGAGCCGCCCGAACTGGCCGAAGCAGGAACTTTGATGCTGATGGTTTTATCGGTTACGCCGGTGATCTGCGCCAGTTCGCCATTCAGATAAAATTTCAGGTTGTCTTTATGCGGCAGCAGCCCCTCAGCTTTGAAGGTAACGACGTCGCCCACGCTACCGTTCTGGGGGGAAGGCAGCTCCTGGCTGAACAATATGCCCAGCTTTTCCTTGCCGCCCAGGTAGGGATTGGGATATTCCTTTTCCTGCTTGTTGCAGCCGGTCATGATGACCGCCGCAAGCAAAACGCCCGTAGTATATTTAAGCAGTTGCATCATCTTGAATACGCTTGTTTGTTGATGGATCTTTTTCATTATTCTCCTACCCCGTATTGTTTGCACAACAGATAAAATTCATAGGGATCAAATCCGAAAGAATGGCCAGGCTCATAAAAGAGCGTGTTACCCTGCTTCCGGAAGCCTGCCGCAAAGCGCAACACGTGCACGGCCCCGTTGTCCGGTTCTATGTTCGAGGAGGCAACGAAACAAAGCCTCCACGATACGGGTTTGAAGGTGATATCAGGTGTATAGGAGATCACCAGCTGCCGGTAACCGGCATACTGCGCGCCGCCTTCGCTGTTGTAAATCACACCTATGTTCATCAGGTCGCCGTAGTACGAGGCGTAAAACTGGCCGGGATAAGTGGCGAAATACACGGGGTCGAGTTGCGGGTAATCGTTCAGCATGTTTTTGCCTTTGAAGATGTACCGTCCCAGCATTTTTTTCCAGATGGCCGCTGGAATCTGGTCGAGTCGTTTGATGGTATCCCTGCCTTCGGCATACAGCAAAGTATTGGTCAGGGAAAGGGT
Protein-coding sequences here:
- a CDS encoding DUF5008 domain-containing protein, with protein sequence MKKIHQQTSVFKMMQLLKYTTGVLLAAVIMTGCNKQEKEYPNPYLGGKEKLGILFSQELPSPQNGSVGDVVTFKAEGLLPHKDNLKFYLNGELAQITGVTDKTISIKVPASASSGGSLVMVGDQLFPAPVFRVNGKVGLDRTFQAGKGTDGLTTAIIPTRRNRFLVMGSFMEYASAGVSDPMFGLVMTEKHGQYVSTFKTDSAVGRNGVLFCGVQLPDGRFILGGSFGQYGRKKGVFNLTRIHEGGQLDSMVVNVIPRDLGGDPHAGHEAEVEASGRDTVPAFNGGFLGTVKNVFLQGDKLICVGDLLLYRQYFYRNSTRDNRVVDHRFVGDVVRLDLDGNLDSTYHYDLTNHRGKDGPIGGLSNGVLLPDGKLIVIGSFKTFDGVPAGNIARLTAAGDLDPAFQAGTGADDIITDVHYNKNTRKLVIAGRFKTYNGRPRAGLAMINEDGSLDETFVPGTFTDGVPYFSGQISDGKVIVTGTFKKYNGVNREGFMVLNADGTLAAGYNNTGRLNGQVYSMTESVTAEGEPAVILTGLINSFDNTSLGGIMRVVLSK
- a CDS encoding alkaline phosphatase family protein, coding for MNKFIPLFLLALAMACNKKAEDMPGDVEYKNDIGQLPGTPKVLYLVIDGARGLSIREIKPPTIWKMRDSAVYTWNGIGDSAAVDGGNWATMLTGVRPIKHGIVNNDYTNSKLGQYPVFFQRIKESKPAMRTVALTASPDLSNKLIGATATENKSLGSDAAVKDAVIAELQKDEASVVLGQFKGVADAGTQFGYDVSVPQYTDAILKTDGYIKEIMNALYARKTYKNERWLVVLTSSRGGAWQQDPEDSTAMGNPRLNTFTLFFNSRFQSKVIVKPQDLRVPYEGKTVRLTGDAAATAVRGRCVDNTIGDIGKLNGLTVELKMKLNRGPNNNFRYTFPPFFSKTKDRTGSTIGWALFKNGQGTTLFLADGSTNLQLVTDASRGSKNTDDGNWHTYTAVFERSGNTYKASLFIDGGNKLTGTYTASREILAPEGPLTVGFNPSNFGNAIDCYITDVKIWNTALPDDIIKDWAPRTYINKEHFYFNNLIGYWPCMDGSGNRFKDYGPNKKDMLIGGAYLWTPFSDLSSYLLPGIADGTKYVPNTFDIPYQILEWLGIRREDSWGLDGHTWPAEFRDYPLYGGI
- a CDS encoding M60 family metallopeptidase; the protein is MKTTAIKCFLIAALAATAGVSGCRKNYNFSNGYDRPPKIDTAGIGDLDTSLSRIDSSGFAEARKFPGLISIVEPRLQNYNVEVDMNYKLLSPYIRINVVPGNWISTGLYAAPGELVKIVLPQDSEGLTVQVGAHTDNVGNKVPMLRPAVISTRKLLLPGVNYVRNIYGGTIYLIPAAPVAKKMTVTFSNVVKSPDFVLGQTTSAEWKEMLRRSNVPVFEMRGERFIITMYRKMMLTMLDRFDAEAVMRKWDETIIKDYNEWYGLEDNPVDVRDQAPTTPHRFVLDIQISLGSGHSGYPCMAYLDWHSDFIDTAVINKGASWGPFHEIGHNFQMSDMWSWGGSDALGEVSNNLFVFKIASRYGRKPPRIYSDEFVTPALAFAEKVDAAKRFSQVTDVFQRLVPFVQLFQRYGYGMMTAVSKAARREARVPIVDEVRKNFFFVQASLYAKTNLKPFFDQWGIVVSPSAVDEVKHLPLLTEQLWKKDIRL